The following are encoded together in the Bubalus kerabau isolate K-KA32 ecotype Philippines breed swamp buffalo chromosome 3, PCC_UOA_SB_1v2, whole genome shotgun sequence genome:
- the PRPF40A gene encoding pre-mRNA-processing factor 40 homolog A isoform X13, giving the protein MLLSFLGPSVSIGPIKMPGMMSSVMPGMMMSHMSQASMQPALPPGVNNMDVAAGTTSGAKSMWTEHKSPDGRTYYYNTETKQSTWEKPDDLKTPAEQLLSKCPWKEYKSDSGKPYYYNSQTKESRWAKPKELEDLEGYQNTIVAGSLITKSNLHAMIKAEESSKQEECTTTSAAPVPTTEIPTTMSTMAAAEAAAAVVAAAAAAAAAAAAANASASTSASSTVSGTVPVVPEPEVTSIVATVVDNENTVTISTEEQAQLTSTPSVQDQSEVSSNTGEETSKQETVADFTPKKEEEESQPAKKTYTWNTKEEAKQAFKELLKEKRVPSNASWEQAMKMIINDPRYSALAKLSEKKQAFNAYKVQTEKEEKEEARSKYKEAKESFQRFLENHEKMTSTTRYKKAEQMFGEMEVWNAISERDRLEIYEDVLFFLSKKEKEQAKQLRKRNWEALKNILDNMANVTYSTTWSEAQQYLMDNPTFAEDEELQNMDKEDALICFEEHIRALEKEEEEEKQKSLLRERRRQRKNRESFQIFLDELHEHGQLHSMSSWMELYPTISSDIRFTNMLGQPVFSLGSTALDLFKFYVEDLKARYHDEKKIIKDILKDKGFVVEVNTTFEDFVAIISSTKRSTTLDAGNIKLAFNSLLEKAEAREREREKEEARKMKRKESAFKSMLKQATPPIELDAVWEDIRERFVKEPAFEDITLESERKRIFKDFMHVLEHECQHHHSKNKKHSKKSKKHHRKRSRSRSGSDSDDDDSHSKKKRQRSESRSASEHSSSAESERSYKKSKKHKKKSKKRRHKSDSPESDAEREKDKKEKDREGEKDRTRQRSESKHKSPKKKTGKDSGNWDTSGSELSEGELEKRRRTLLEQLDDDQ; this is encoded by the exons AAATCAATGTGGACTGAACATAAATCACCTGATGGAAGGACCTACTACTACAATACTGAAACAAAACAGTCTACTTGGGAGAAACCAGATGATCTTAAAACTCCTGCTGAG caACTTTTATCTAAATGCCCTTGGAAGGAGTACAAGTCTGACTCTGGAAAGCCTTATTATTACAATTCTCAAACAAAAGAATCTCGCTGGGCCAAACCTAAAGAACTTGAAGACCTTGAAG GATACCAGAATACCATTGTTGCTGGAAGTCTTATTACAAAATCAAACCTGCATG caATGATCAAAGCTGAAGAAAGCAG taaaCAAGAAGAGTGCACCACAACATCAGCAGCCCCAGTTCCTACAACAGAAATTCCAACCACAATGAGCACCATGGCTGCTGCAGAAGCAGCAGCTGCTGTTGttgcagcagcagccgcagcagcagcagctgctgctgcagccAATGCCAGTGCTTCCACTTCTGCCTCTAGTACTGTCAGTGGAACTGTTCCAGTTGTTCCTGAGCCTGAGGTTACTTCGATTGTTGCTACTGTTGTAGATAATGAAAATACAGTAACAATTTCTACTGAAGAACAAGCACAACTTACTAGTACCCCTTCTGTTCAGGATCAAAGTGAAGTGTCTAGTAATACTGGAGAAGAAACATCTAAGCAGGAAACTGTAGCTGA ttttactcccaaaaaagaagaggaagaaagccaACCAGCAAAAAAAACATATACTTGGAATACGAAAGAGGAGGCAAAGCAAGCatttaaagaattattaaaagaaaag CGTGTACCATCTAATGCTTCATGGGAGCAAGCTATGAAAATGATCATTAATGATCCACGATATAG tgcTTTAGCAAAGTTGAGTGAAAAAAAGCAGGCCTTTAATGCTTATAAAGTccaaacagagaaagaagaaaaagaagaagcaagATCCAAATACAAAGAGGCTAAGGAATCCTTTCAGCGTTTTCTTGAGAATCATGAGAAAATGACTTCCACAACTAGATACAA AAAAGCAGAGCAAATGTTTGGagagatggaagtctggaatgCAATATCAGAACGTGATCGTCTTGAAATCTATGaagatgttttattctttctttcaaaaaaagaaaag GAGCAAGCAAAGCAGTTGCGAAAGAGGAATTGGGAAGCCTTAAAAAACATACTTGACAACATGGCTAATGTGACATATTCTACTACTTGGTCTGAAGCCCAGCAGTATCTGATGGATAATCCAACTTTTGCAGAAGATGAGGAATTACAGA atatggataaagaagatgcattaATTTGCTTTGAGGAACACATTCGagctttagaaaaggaagaggaagaagaaaaacaaaagagtttgCTTCGTGAAAGGAGACGACAGCGTAAAAATAGAGAATCTTTTCag ATATTTTTAGATGAACTGCATGAACATGGACAACTGCATTCTATGTCATCTTGGATGGAATTGTATCCAACAATTAGTTCTGACATTAGATTCACTAATATGCTTGGTCAGCCGG TTTTTTCATTAGGATCAACTGCACTTGACCTTTTCAAGTTTTATGTTGAGGATCTTAAAGCACGTTATCATgatgaaaaaaagataataaaagacATTCTGAAG GATAAAGGATTTGTAGTTGAAGTAAATACTACTTTTGAAGACTTTGTGGCAATAATCAGTTCAACTAAAAGATCAACCACATTAGATGCAGGAAATATTAAGCTGGCTTTCAATAGT TTACTAGAAAAGGCAGAAGCCCGTGAacgtgaaagagaaaaagaggaggcTCGGAAGATGAAACGAAAAGAATCTGCATTTAAGAGTATGTTGAAACAAGCTACTCCTCCAATAGAATTGGATGCTGTCTGGGAAGAT ATCCGGGAGAGATTTGTAAAAGAGCCAGCATTTGAggatataactctagaatctgaaAGAAAACgaatatttaaagattttatgCATGTGCTTGAG CATGAATGTCAACAtcatcattcaaaaaacaagAAGCATTCTAAGAAATCTAAAAAACATCACAGGAAGCGCTCCCGCTCCCGATCA GGGTCAGATTCAGATGATGATGACAgccattcaaagaaaaaaagacagcgATCAGAGTCTCGTTCTGCTTCAGAACATTCGTCTAGTGCTGAATCTG AGAGAAGTTACAAGAAATCAAAAAAACAtaagaagaaaagcaagaagagaagaCATAAATCA gactctccagagtcagatgctgaaagagaaaaggataaaaaagaaaaagaccggGAAGGCGAAAAAGACAGAACTAGACAAAGATCAGAATCAAAACACAAATCACCTAAGAAAAAGACTGGAAAGGATTCT GGTAATTGGGATACTTCTGGCAGTGAACTGAGTGAAGGGGAATTGGAAAAGCGCAGAAGGACCCTTTTGGAGCAACTGGATGATGATCAATAA